One window from the genome of Salvia miltiorrhiza cultivar Shanhuang (shh) chromosome 7, IMPLAD_Smil_shh, whole genome shotgun sequence encodes:
- the LOC130994329 gene encoding subtilisin-like protease, whose translation MFPSFLALLCILNFNQLLTAQNPNPDHNTLQTYIVHVEPQSSDLNAFYDTFFATDVAAAAPRILHRYRHVLTGFSAKLSADELESLRHKEGFISARPERVYQLHTTHSPNFLGLIQNEGFWKGSNYGKGVIIGLLDTGITPGHPSFSDEGMPPPPAKWKGKCDLAPGACNNKLIGARRFGSGGAGTPADEVGHGTHTASTAGGNFVPGAGIFGNANGTAAGIAPSAHLAIYKVCALTGCPESDIMAGFDAAIEDGVDVLSVSLGGNTAPFYSDSIAIGAYRAMERGIPVVCSAGNSGPYHGSMSNEAPWILTVGAATLDRELTSTVVLGNGEELDGESARDFPPTAELEIVYPYDRESPYAPCSYDQLQNLNVAGKIVICELGGFVTRTGKGVAVKSAGGAAMILLNSVRQSYTVSAEAHVLPASHISFADATKLKAYLNSTTNPKAKMVFKGTLIGGDKLKPAPAVAYYSSRGPSVASPGILKPDIIGPGNNILAAWNTPLDNSSNNFNMISGTSMSCPHLSGVVALLKSAHPDWSPAAIKSAIMTTADQVNRDGKPIEDETLEAAEVVATGAGHVNPAKANDPGLVYDLGPDDYIPYLCGLNFSNEQVSMIVQRPGVVCSKQSSIAEAQLNYPSFSIRLGSTPQNYTRTVTNVGEANSVYKVGVVAPRGVDVKVNPATLQFSKVGQKLGYSVTFSGLGGGRGRKEVAQGVIRWSSSKHSVSSPVAVMFV comes from the coding sequence ATGTTCCCTTCATTTCTAGCTCTCCTTTGCATCCTGAATTTCAACCAACTCCTCACAGCACAAAACCCTAATCCCGACCACAACACCTTACAAACATACATCGTCCACGTCGAGCCTCAATCCAGCGATCTCAATGCCTTCTACGACACATTTTTCGCGACGGACGTGGCGGCGGCCGCGCCCCGCATTTTGCACCGCTACCGCCACGTGCTCACCGGCTTCTCCGCGAAGTTATCGGCCGACGAGTTAGAATCGCTTCGCCACAAGGAAGGATTCATCTCCGCCCGCCCCGAGCGAGTGTATCAGCTCCACACCACGCATTCGCCCAACTTCTTAGGTCTAATCCAAAACGAAGGGTTTTGGAAAGGCTCCAACTACGGCAAGGGCGTCATAATCGGCTTGCTCGACACCGGAATCACGCCGGGCCACCCCTCGTTCAGCGACGAGGGGATGCCACCCCCTCCCGCCAAGTGGAAGGGCAAGTGCGACCTCGCCCCGGGGGCTTGCAACAACAAGCTGATCGGGGCGAGGCGCTTCGGCTCTGGAGGAGCCGGGACCCCGGCTGACGAGGTCGGCCACGGCACGCACACCGCCAGCACGGCCGGCGGGAACTTCGTGCCGGGTGCCGGCATCTTCGGCAATGCCAACGGTACGGCCGCCGGCATCGCGCCTTCCGCTCATCTGGCCATATATAAAGTCTGCGCCCTCACCGGCTGCCCCGAGAGCGACATAATGGCGGGGTTCGACGCCGCCATCGAGGACGGCGTCGACGTGCTCTCGGTGTCCCTCGGCGGGAACACGGCCCCCTTCTACAGCGACAGCATCGCCATCGGCGCGTACAGAGCCATGGAAAGAGGAATTCCCGTGGTCTGCTCGGCCGGGAACAGCGGCCCCTACCACGGCTCCATGTCGAATGAGGCCCCATGGATCCTCACCGTCGGCGCCGCCACCCTTGACCGGGAACTCACCTCCACCGTAGTCCTCGGAAACGGCGAGGAACTGGACGGCGAGTCGGCGAGGGATTTCCCCCCGACGGCTGAATTGGAAATCGTCTACCCCTACGACCGCGAGAGCCCGTACGCACCCTGCAGTTATGATCAATTACAGAATCTCAATGTTGCCGGAAAGATAGTGATATGTGAATTAGGAGGCTTCGTCACAAGAACAGGTAAAGGAGTCGCCGTCAAGAGCGCCGGCGGCGCCGCCATGATCCTCTTGAATTCTGTACGCCAAAGCTACACGGTCTCTGCAGAAGCCCATGTTCTACCCGCATCGCACATCAGCTTCGCAGACGCAACCAAATTGAAAGCATACCTAAATTCCACCACTAACCCTAAGGCCAAAATGGTATTCAAAGGAACCCTAATCGGCGGGGACAAACTCAAACCTGCTCCCGCCGTCGCTTACTACTCATCAAGGGGCCCCAGCGTCGCAAGCCCCGGAATTCTGAAACCCGACATCATCGGCCCCGGCAACAACATCCTCGCCGCTTGGAACACGCCGCTCGACAACAGTTCAAACAACTTCAACATGATCTCCGGCACCTCCATGTCGTGCCCTCACCTCAGCGGCGTCGTGGCGCTGCTGAAGAGCGCGCACCCCGACTGGTCGCCGGCGGCCATAAAGTCCGCCATCATGACCACTGCGGATCAGGTGAACCGCGACGGAAAACCAATCGAAGATGAGACGCTTGAGGCGGCGGAGGTCGTCGCAACGGGCGCAGGGCATGTTAATCCGGCCAAGGCCAACGATCCCGGGCTCGTCTACGACCTCGGCCCCGACGACTACATACCCTACTTGTGCGGCTTGAATTTCAGCAATGAACAAGTGAGCATGATTGTGCAGCGGCCCGGCGTGGTTTGCTCGAAGCAATCGAGCATTGCTGAGGCGCAGCTGAACTACCCGTCGTTCTCGATCAGGCTGGGATCAACTCCGCAGAATTATACGAGAACGGTCACCAACGTTGGTGAGGCGAACTCGGTGTACAAAGTGGGCGTCGTTGCTCCTCGCGGCGTCGATGTAAAGGTCAATCCGGCTACGCTGCAATTCTCCAAGGTGGGGCAGAAATTGGGGTATAGTGTGACATTCAGCGGGTTGGGCGGTGGGAGAGGGAGAAAAGAAGTTGCTCAAGGAGTGATTAGATGGAGTTCAAGCAAGCATTCTGTTAGCAGCCCGGTCGCAGTTATGTTTGTATGA
- the LOC130994330 gene encoding uncharacterized protein LOC130994330 — translation MCLGEEDMVEIEKSNDGGISSKMQNDKEKKKETYKAPPPYCPPIPFPQRLPKKNVEIEFSKFLEIFRKKKKLEEFEMVNLTEECCAVLQKKLPIKIKDPGSFTIPCDVGNGRCGKALCDLGASINLMPLSIFNKFEIGTIKPTTIALQMADRSVSYPKGIVEDVLVKVDNFIFPVDFVVLDMVEDKDVPLILGRPFLATRRALIDVAKAPKHKDGEERMKMEECKMMQVIEPCINLKEKLKKEKGEEKDPSLELKLLPTHLKYAFFGENEIHPTE, via the exons ATGTGCTTGGGAGAGGAGGACATGGTTGAAATAGAGAAGAGCAATGATGGAGGCATTTCTTCAAAAATGCAAAATGATaaggaaaagaagaaggaaacgtACAAAGCTCCACCtccttattgcccaccaatccCCTTTCCTCAAAGGCTTcccaagaagaatgtggagatTGAGTTCTCCAAATTCCTTGAAATTTTTCGGAAG aagaagaaattggaaGAATTTGAGATGGTCAACCTCACCGAAGAATGTTGTGCCgttcttcaaaagaagctacCCATCAAGATCAAAGATCCCGGGAGCTTTACCATCCCATGTGATGTTGGTAATGGTCGTTGTGGTAAGGCCTTatgtgatttgggagcaagcataaaCTTGATGCCTCTCTCAATTTTCAACAAGTTTGAAATTGGAACCATTAAGCCAACCACAATTGCTCTACAAATGGCGGACCGTTCCGTTTCATATCCGAAGGGGATAGTGGAGGATGTTTTGGTGAAGGTTGACAACTTCATTTTTCCGGtggactttgtagtgttggacaTGGTGGAGGACAAAGACGTGCCTTTGATTCTTGGACGTCCATTCTTGGCAACGAGGAGAGccctaattgatgttgcaaagg ctcccAAGCACAAAGATGGGGAAGAAAGAATGAAAATGGAGGAATGCAAAATGATGCAAGTGATCGAACCTTGCATCAACTTGaaggaaaaattgaagaaagaaaaggGAGAGGAGAAAGATCCAAGCTTGGAGTTGAAGCTTCTCCCCACACACTTGAAGTATGCATTCTTTGGTGAGAATGAGATACATCCAACGGAGTAA